Proteins co-encoded in one Streptomyces roseochromogenus subsp. oscitans DS 12.976 genomic window:
- a CDS encoding PQQ-binding-like beta-propeller repeat protein, whose product MTRSTSPTDRRTGTRKGRWRLLRLKAAAAAGLLLLALGSQAQAIDSTISLNNKRTGWDANEPNLTPARVSSSSFGRRWSTPVNGAVLAQPLVTGRNVVVATENNYVYGIDAVTGVTHWTRQLGPAWPTSSIPCNDPAPHTGITGTPVYDPSSNTVFLTSKVNDGADAQHPHWYFHAMSASTGAERAGWPVRIQGTPTNSPGHPFNPFTFAQRPGLLLLNGSVYAAFGSYCDVGPYVGNVVGVNIGTRRLTLWSAEAGSDTREAGIWQSGGGLVSDGSGRIIFTTGNGAGAGSPSPGPGSRPPGNLGESVVRLGVNSNGSLSARDFFSPANNKTLDANDTDLGSGGPVALPDAFGTPAHPRLLVQVGKDGRVFLLDRNNLGGMGQGPNGTDKVVSVAGPFEGVWGHPAVWGGGGGYVYTVSTDTGNGHSPLRALKFRVNSSGVPVLTSVGISNEGFGYGSGSPAVTSNGTAAGSALVWAVWSGSGAGGVGGELRVYDAVPVGGVMHLRRSFPIGTAAKFVVPATDGGRVYVGTRDGHLVAFGIAGTTAAATTAGGTGRGTGGTGGGTGGTGGGTGGCGPCEESDKHGS is encoded by the coding sequence ATGACGCGAAGCACGTCACCGACGGACCGACGAACCGGGACAAGAAAGGGCAGATGGAGGCTGCTGCGCCTGAAGGCCGCCGCTGCGGCGGGTCTGCTGCTGCTCGCGCTCGGCTCCCAGGCACAGGCCATCGACTCCACCATCTCCCTGAACAACAAGCGCACGGGGTGGGACGCGAACGAGCCGAATCTGACGCCGGCCCGGGTGTCCTCGTCGAGCTTCGGACGGCGCTGGTCCACCCCGGTGAACGGCGCGGTGCTGGCCCAGCCGCTGGTCACCGGCAGGAACGTGGTCGTCGCCACCGAGAACAACTACGTCTACGGCATCGACGCCGTCACCGGAGTGACGCACTGGACCCGCCAGCTCGGCCCGGCCTGGCCCACCTCGTCGATCCCCTGCAACGACCCCGCGCCGCACACCGGGATCACCGGCACCCCGGTGTACGACCCGTCGTCCAACACCGTCTTCCTCACCAGCAAGGTCAACGACGGCGCGGACGCACAGCACCCGCACTGGTACTTCCACGCGATGAGCGCCTCCACCGGCGCCGAGCGCGCGGGCTGGCCGGTGCGGATCCAGGGCACGCCGACCAACAGTCCCGGCCACCCGTTCAACCCTTTCACCTTCGCGCAGCGGCCGGGTCTGCTGCTGCTGAACGGCTCGGTGTACGCGGCCTTCGGCTCCTACTGCGACGTCGGCCCGTACGTCGGCAACGTGGTGGGGGTGAACATCGGCACCCGCCGCCTGACCCTGTGGTCCGCCGAGGCCGGCTCCGACACCCGGGAGGCCGGTATCTGGCAGAGCGGCGGCGGGCTGGTCTCGGACGGCTCCGGCCGGATCATCTTCACCACCGGCAACGGCGCCGGCGCGGGCTCGCCGAGCCCCGGCCCGGGCAGCAGGCCGCCCGGCAACCTCGGCGAGTCGGTGGTCCGGCTCGGCGTGAACAGCAACGGCAGCCTCTCGGCCCGTGACTTCTTCAGCCCGGCCAACAACAAGACACTGGACGCCAACGACACCGACCTCGGCTCGGGCGGGCCGGTCGCGCTGCCCGACGCCTTCGGCACCCCCGCGCACCCGCGCCTGCTGGTGCAGGTCGGCAAGGACGGCCGGGTCTTCCTGCTGGACCGGAACAACCTGGGTGGCATGGGCCAGGGCCCGAACGGCACGGACAAAGTGGTGAGCGTGGCCGGACCGTTCGAGGGCGTCTGGGGCCACCCCGCCGTCTGGGGCGGTGGCGGAGGCTACGTGTACACCGTGTCCACCGATACCGGCAACGGCCATTCGCCGCTGCGCGCGCTGAAGTTCCGGGTGAACAGCTCCGGCGTTCCGGTCCTGACCAGCGTGGGCATCAGCAACGAGGGCTTCGGCTACGGCTCCGGGTCCCCCGCGGTCACCTCCAACGGTACGGCCGCCGGTTCCGCGCTGGTCTGGGCGGTCTGGTCCGGCTCCGGCGCCGGCGGTGTCGGCGGCGAGCTGCGGGTCTACGACGCGGTGCCGGTGGGCGGCGTCATGCACCTGCGCCGCTCCTTCCCGATCGGCACGGCGGCCAAGTTCGTGGTCCCCGCCACGGACGGCGGCCGGGTCTACGTAGGGACCCGGGACGGCCACCTGGTGGCCTTCGGCATCGCGGGTACGACCGCCGCCGCCACTACGGCCGGTGGGACCGGTCGTGGGACCGGTGGGACCGGTGGTGGGACTGGTGGGACCGGTGGTGGGACCGGTGGGTGCGGCCCTTGCGAGGAGTCGGACAAGCACGGGTCCTGA
- a CDS encoding NUDIX hydrolase, with product MVRASGCVLWRRSSSGGVELALVFRPKWSDWSWPKGKLKKGETARAAAVREVREETGHTCRLGPALPSAHYVDNTGRNKEVTYWAAESTGGAFVPGDEVSELLWLSPDRARERLTYERDRDLIPPTLAAIDADERGEA from the coding sequence ATGGTCCGCGCGTCCGGCTGTGTGCTCTGGCGCCGTTCCTCCTCGGGCGGCGTCGAGCTGGCCTTGGTCTTCAGGCCGAAGTGGTCTGACTGGTCCTGGCCCAAAGGGAAGCTGAAGAAGGGCGAGACGGCCCGCGCGGCTGCCGTGCGCGAAGTGCGGGAGGAGACCGGCCACACATGCCGACTCGGACCGGCTCTGCCGAGTGCCCACTACGTCGACAACACGGGCCGGAACAAGGAAGTCACGTACTGGGCCGCGGAGTCGACCGGTGGAGCCTTCGTACCCGGCGACGAAGTGAGCGAGTTGCTGTGGCTGTCGCCGGACAGAGCCCGCGAACGCCTGACCTACGAACGAGACCGGGACCTGATCCCTCCGACGCTCGCGGCCATCGACGCCGACGAGCGCGGGGAGGCCTGA